One region of Flavobacterium pisciphilum genomic DNA includes:
- a CDS encoding AraC family transcriptional regulator, translated as MNNTFFIYKDFEIYSVEELTWKKELHRHNFFELLYIEYGTGNHILNSIHHNYKQHDIYLLTPKDYHSFKTLEPTKFHCLRFLPNFFSNKKEIEEIEKLFYYHNQLNGNLILLDEDKAFCELVILKILDEVAKQKEQNEIIIKSLMMSLIQIIRRNASFNENDFNIKSTEVLKIDTILSYIRSNIANPHLLKKKEMASYFNVSINYIGEYFKTHLNITLRDYIEQTKLKVVTEKLGKSNLTFSEISNDLGFIDSSHFNKFIMRSTGKSPSEFKKLLKTALV; from the coding sequence ATGAATAATACATTTTTTATATATAAGGACTTCGAAATTTATTCGGTTGAAGAATTAACTTGGAAGAAAGAACTGCATAGGCATAACTTTTTTGAGTTGCTATATATCGAATATGGTACAGGGAATCATATCCTAAATTCTATTCATCATAATTACAAACAGCATGATATCTATTTGCTTACGCCAAAAGACTATCATTCTTTTAAAACACTCGAACCGACTAAATTTCATTGTTTGCGTTTCTTGCCTAATTTCTTTTCAAATAAAAAGGAAATAGAGGAAATAGAAAAACTGTTTTATTACCACAATCAGCTCAATGGAAATTTGATTTTGCTGGATGAAGATAAAGCATTTTGCGAATTGGTTATTTTGAAAATATTGGACGAAGTTGCCAAACAAAAAGAACAGAACGAAATTATAATTAAGAGCCTGATGATGTCGCTTATTCAGATAATACGAAGGAATGCCAGCTTTAATGAAAACGATTTTAATATTAAATCAACTGAGGTTTTAAAAATCGATACTATTTTGAGTTACATCCGCTCGAATATTGCCAATCCCCACTTGCTGAAGAAAAAAGAAATGGCAAGCTATTTTAATGTTTCTATTAATTATATCGGGGAGTATTTTAAAACTCATTTAAATATAACTCTAAGAGATTATATCGAACAAACAAAACTTAAGGTTGTAACTGAAAAATTAGGTAAAAGCAATTTGACATTTTCTGAAATAAGTAATGATTTGGGTTTCATAGACAGTAGCCATTTTAATAAGTTCATCATGCGCAGTACCGGAAAATCTCCATCTGAATTTAAGAAATTATTGAAGACTGCGTTGGTTTAA